One segment of Oscillospiraceae bacterium MB08-C2-2 DNA contains the following:
- a CDS encoding formate/nitrite transporter family protein: MLNKWIKAVLGGAAISVGGVVYCSVENHIAGAFLFAVGLFTIYTFGLNLYTGKVCLIPQKPLSYFGELAVIYAGNIVGTVGMGYLLRGTKLIRLAETAQSLASSKLADTPGSAFVMSVLCGVMMCVAVLGFTTIQDGVGKYLALIMPVMVFLVAGFEHSIANFFYISLANLWSLKAIGFSIIYALGNMAGGVILPLASKLRESH, from the coding sequence GTGCTGAATAAGTGGATCAAGGCTGTTTTGGGTGGAGCGGCCATCAGTGTTGGTGGGGTGGTTTACTGTTCGGTGGAAAACCACATTGCCGGGGCTTTTTTGTTTGCTGTTGGGCTTTTTACCATTTATACCTTTGGGTTGAACCTTTATACGGGCAAGGTCTGCCTGATTCCGCAGAAGCCGCTTTCCTATTTTGGGGAGCTGGCGGTGATATATGCCGGAAACATTGTGGGAACAGTCGGCATGGGCTACCTTCTGCGAGGCACCAAACTGATACGTCTGGCGGAGACCGCCCAATCGTTGGCGTCTTCCAAGCTGGCGGATACACCGGGAAGTGCCTTTGTTATGTCTGTGCTGTGCGGCGTGATGATGTGTGTTGCGGTGCTGGGCTTTACCACCATTCAGGATGGTGTGGGCAAATATTTGGCGTTGATTATGCCGGTTATGGTGTTTCTCGTTGCGGGGTTTGAGCACAGCATTGCCAACTTCTTTTATATATCACTGGCTAATTTGTGGAGCCTGAAGGCTATTGGATTTAGTATCATTTACGCTTTGGGAAATATGGCAGGCGGTGTTATTCTGCCCTTAGCCTCCAAGCTGCGTGAAAGTCACTGA